The Prodigiosinella aquatilis region CCACAATCAACGACACCACCGAGAATTGTTACTCTGGATTTCGCGCGCGGGATTGCCATTCTGGGTATTCTGCTACTTAACATCACCGCGTTTGGTTTGCCTGAAGCGGCCTACCTTAATCCTGCATATCGAGGACTACCGCCATTACGGGATGCCTGGACTTGGGCCATTGTGGATGGTGTGGCCCAGGCGAAATTCCTGACCATGTTTGCACTACTGTTTGGTGGTGGATTGCAGTTGCTGTTGCCGCGTGGTCGGCGCTGGATCCATGCCCGGCTATTCTGGTTGATGTTGATCGGTCTGATCCACAGTCTGTTTTTCTGGGATGGCGATATTCTGCTGGATTACGGGCTGATTGGGCTGGTGTGTTACGGCATGGTGCGCTATGCAGAAAATACCCAAGTGTTGCTAAAAAGCGGTGTGGCGATCTACCTGGCTGGCATAGGCATTCTGGCGATACTCAGTCAGATACTCAGCACGGACGGCGGGCGTTTCTGGCAGCCAAGCGTGGCCGACATGGCTTATGAAGCATACTGGCAGGCACACGGCGGGCCGACGGCCTGGAGCAATCGGTTATCGTTGTTGAGTGATAGTCTGCTGTCTTTGGGGGTACAGTCTGGCTGGTTGTTGATGGGAGCGATGTTGCTTGGCGCGGCGTTGATGCGCTGTGGCTGGCTGAAAGGCCAGTTCAGCCAGAACCATTATCGGCGGGTCGCAGTATGGTCGATCATCCCGGCAGTGGTGATTAATGGGGTAGGGATCACGCTACAATGGCAGTTGCACTGGGAATATCGCTGGTGTGGATTGTTACTGCAAATTCCCCGCGAACTTGGCGCGCCATTGCAGGCGATTGGCTATCTGGCGTTATGCTACGGCTTTTGGCCCATATTAAGTCGTTGGCGAATCACTTACTGGGTTGCCGATATTGGACGGATGGCCTTGAGTAGTTATCTGTTGCAGACCTTGATTTGCACGACACTGTTTAACCGTATGGGGCTATTTATGCAGTTGGACCGTTTACAATTGCTGGCGCTGGTTCCGGGTGTATGGTTACTCAATTTTCTGTTTGCCCGTGCTTGGTTACGGTTTTTCCAGCAGGGACCGATGGAGTGGATGTGGCGTTATCTCACCCGATGGGTGGCGGAAAAGCCGGTTTAAGGTCGAGGGTCGCCAATCGTTGTCTCGGGGGTATTGAGTGGTTGTTCTGTTTTGGTGACCGAGGGAATAATCTGCTCTGGTAGTACCACCGGGTAGCCCGGTTCACCCGTGTCTATTTTATATTTTGCCGGAATAGGGATTACCGGCCCCAGAAATCGGGGTTCCCGTTTTAGTATGTAAAGGTCAAACAGCGTGCCGATACGGGCACCGAATTCCCTGAGTCGTACCAGCCAGATATCCTTCGGCGAAGGAACCGCATAACACTGAGCCTGAATGTCCAGATGCAGGGCAATAAATAATGCACGCTCGCAATGGAAACGTTGAGTGATGATGGTGAAATCGTTGGTATCAAAAACTTTGCGGGTTCGGATAATGGAATCCAGGGTACGAAACCCTGCGTAATCCAGCACGATATCTGCCGGAGGGACGCCGGCGGATATCAGATCCCGTCGCATGGTCATCGGTTCGTTATAATTTTGCTGTGCATTGTCACCACTGAGAAGCAGGTATTTGACTTTCCCACTGTTATAAGCGTTCAACGCGCCCTGAATTCGGAAAAGGTAATACTGGTTGATGACTCCGGCACGGTAATACTTGGCGGTGCCAAGAACTACGCCGACTTTGCGTGATGGTAGGTCCTGCAACCGGTCATAAATATAAGGCGCTGTGCGCCAACTTATACAACGGTCAAGCAGAAATGCGGCGCACACCAGCACGATAAAGCTGATGAAAAAACCGTATATCAGGCGTACCCACATGCTTTCTGCCTTACTCCGCACAAACAATCATCAGGCAAGGCTACTTTACCTATCCGATGGACGCAAGGTGAAGCGTCTGGATGCCGGGGTTGTTGGCGCTTTTTACGGCAGTCGTGTTTGGGGGAGGGGGAATTTATTGCCAATTCTGGCCAAAAGCAAACCCTGAACATCGGTTCAGGGTTTGCGTGCCAAGATTCAGATCAGACTGCCCCACAGATCATACTCGTCCGCGTGTTCGATTTTCACTGTCACCATATCGCCGACGTTGACTCGTGTTTCTCCATTCAGATAAACCGCGCCGTCGATTTCCGGTGCATCCGCCATACTGCGACCGATCGCGCCTTCTTCATCCACTTCATCGATCAGAACCCGCAATTCTCGGCCAATCTTAGCCTGCAAACGCTGAGCGGAAATCTGTTGCTGTAGTTGCATGAATTGATGGTAGCGTGCTTCTTTGATGTCTTCCGGTACCGGATCAGGCAGCAAGTTGGCACTGGCACCCTCTACCGGGCTGAATCTGAAACAGCCCACGCGGTCCAGTTGTGCTTCCTGCAGAAAATCCAGCAGCATCTGGAAATCCTCTTCGGTTTCACCGGGGAAGCCGACGATAAAGGTTGAGCGTAACGTTAAATCCGGGCAGATTTCACGCCAACGTTTGATGCGTTCCAGTGTCCGTTCCACCGCGCCGGGACGTTTCATCAGCTTCAGAATTTTCGGGCTGGCGTGTTGAAGTGGAATATCCAGATAAGGCAGGATTTTGCCGGCAGCCATCAGCGGGATGACTTCGTCAACGTGTGGATAAGGATAGACATAATGCAGACGTATCCAGATATTCAGCGTTGCCAACTGTTCACATAGACTAACCATGCTGGTTTTTACTGGCTGCCCGTTCCAGAAACCGGTGCGGTGCTTGATGTCGACGCCGTAGGCGGATGTATCCTGCGAGATGATCAAGAGTTCTTTAACGCCGGATTCAGCCAGACGTTTTGCTTCATCCAGTACCTCGCCAACGGCCCGACTATCCAGATCGCCACGCATGGAGGGGATGATGCAGAAGGTGCAACGATGGTCGCAACCTTCAGAAATTTTCAGGTAGGCATAATGGCGTGGTGTCAGCTTTACACCGGCAGCGGGCACCAGACTGGTAAAGGGGTTGTGCTCCGGTTTGGGCACATAGTGATGTACATGGGAGAGTACCTGTTCATAGCTGTGTGGCCCGGTAATTTCCAGCACTTTGGGGTGAACTTCACGGATGCGATTTTCTTTGGCGCCCAAACACCCGGTGACAATCACTTTTCCGTTTTCATTAAGGGCTTCACCAATGGCTTCCAGTGATTCTTGCACGGCACTATCAATAAAACCGCACGTATTGACGATGACCAGATCGGCGTCGTCATAGCTAGGCACGACCTGATAACCTTCGGTCCGCAACTCGGTCAGGATGCGCTCGGAATCCACCAGATTTTTCGGACACCCCAGACTGATCACTCCGATTTTTCGGGATTGGGAGGGGTTGCCGCCTTTGTCCATCGTCGTCAGTGTTTTCTGAGGGGCAGCAAGTGTTGTGGTCTGTGAAGGATCAAAGGTGTTAACAGTCATAGCATCTCATACATCGTGTTGTGCCGGAGTGGTGCCGGAAAAAGTCGGCGGATTATACCTGAATAGGCGTGAAGAAACAGTCCCGCATGTTCAAAAAACAGCCAGCCCGGTCGGGATTCGGGTTTATTCAAAGTCACACCCACCTTGAACGGGTGGGTGTGATGTTTTTAGCTCAAGGGTAACATTACCGTTTGTTTGAAAGCATTACGCTGGGTGAGCTGCTGGTACCATCGTTCCAGATGCGGATGCGTCTGGCGCGGAATGTCCATCGAAAACCAGCCATAAGCATAACAACCTAATGGGATATCACCGACACCGAATGTTTCACCAGAAAGCCAGGGCTGTTTTGCCAGCGTCATATCGATGATCGTAAACAATTTTTCACAGCGTTCAATCCCTGCTTCGATGACTGACATATCTCGTTTTTCCGGCGCGGTGCGTACCATGCCCAGAAACACATTTTGAAACGGTATGCTGAAGGCCGTTGTCCAGTCCATCCATTTTTCCGCACTGGCACGCGCTTTGGCATCAGCAAGGTACAATGAACCTTGTCCATATTGCGCTGCCAGATAACGCACAATGGTGTTGGATTCCCATAGCACCAACTCGTCATCCTGTAAGCAAGGAACCAATCCATTAGGGTTCATGGCCAGATAGTCTGCATCATGATTGCGGCCAAACTTACCACCCGCCAGAATATGCTCGTATGGCAGTCCCAATTCAGTGGCACACCAGCGTACTTTTTTCACATTTGTGGAGTTGTCACGTCCCCATATTTTCAACATTGAATATCTCCTTTGTCTCTCATTAGCTCAAACCTGATATCGGTAAGGTTGTTGCGATAAGTCAAATCTTCACGGGCATAAAGTGCTATGTCGCGTAGTCACACCCCAGAGCATAGGAAATAATGTTTACTATTTATGAATTACTTTAACTTTCCCAACAATGACAGCCAGTTATTTATCCGACCGGAAAGTATTTTATGACCATTTACCCAGCGGATCCGTGTGGCACTGTGTAGACGGTTGGTTCCCAGTATACCGCTCGTCGTCGCACAAAACGATTCACATACCATTATATTTAGGGCGGTGGCAGGAGGCGGTAAAGCCTGAGCTGCCGAAAAAGGCGATAAGATAATGGTATGTGAATTCAGTGATGATGTTCAGCCCAATCTGATGCTGGCAAAGAGCAGGAGCGCGAACAGTAGACAGCTGTTCAGTACGGTGCTGGTAAATATCATCCGTTCAAAACCCGTTATAATATGGTTGGTCTTGCTGTTGTCCTGGCCCTGAATCCTGTCCGACAACACTATCGGATCGATTGCGGTGGCGATCTGGTAATACGTTTTGCTTACTATCATTATGAAACGCTAGTGATGGTTGTAACGGTTATCGCGTTGATCATCCTGGTGTAGTAGTGCAGGTTTTGGGGGGCTGGTTTGCCAAATGTGCCGATAAGCGCGAACGTTGCTAAATGCTGAGTTTAGTACCGCCATACTTCATGTTGCAGATGCATTGACCCTCCTGCAACTCGAATTATTGAGTGCATAAAATTAGCCTGGTAATTATTTGGATTTGAAAATAATTAACCACCTTAATAAGAGGTGGTTAGCGCCATGGAAGAGGGATAACTAAAGGGGAAAATCATCAAGCCAGGAATGAAATAATGGCCTGTGCGACCCTTTTTGCGGCTTTTCTATTTTCCAGATCCAGGAAGTGGCCTGCTTCTGGTACGGTGTTGAATTGGCAATTACTGATGTAGCATCCCATTTTCTGAATATCTTCAGCTGTTGTGTATTCATCATCTTCGCCATTGAGGAATAGCACCTCTGCGTTAATCTTTTTAAAGATATCAATATAATTTTCTTCTTTCAGACTGAGAACCTGATCAATATGAAAACTGACTTGCTGGAACGCAAATTCATCCAGTGCAGAAAGATGTTTGAGATTGATATGCTTTAATAATGGCGGTAAAAATTTACCGACTTCCTCATTCAACAATACCGCCGCATCTTCAAATCGCTTGGAGTGAATGCATGCTCTGGCCTGTTCAACATAATTGCGCATTTTGTCGTTGAGATTGGCCGAAAATGAGGCAATGACCGCTTTCTTGATTTGCCCTGGTTTTTTTGACAATGCCAGCAATGATGACAAACCACCCCATGAAATGGAGATAATGTACTGTGGCTCAAGCACTTCGATTAAATTAAGCAGGATATTGACTTCATCATCTTTGGTAATGACATGACTTAAATCATTATGTTCCAGCGACTCACCAAGAAAAGGCAAATCGAAAAGAATAATGTTAAATTTTCCTGAAAGGTTTTTGACGGTATTTTTAAAAGCCGCAGTGGTTGATAATGCACCATTAACCATTATCACAGTTTCATTATCAGGATTGGATATATGCTTTTCAACATATACATTCCAGGACTTGTAATTGACAATACTTTTCTCTATAGCCATGATCGATTCCCTTTATTTAAATCTTCCTTGCAGCACAAGGAGGCCTTGCGCTAGTTGGATCTAGTGCATTACATAAAATTGAATGCTTGCTTGACGTAGTTCTGTCTGGATTTAATCGGTATGTGTTATCTTAATTTCCGATCGAAACGAAAGACCCTGCCCTTGACTAACTTAACGGCGAATTTATCACAATGCTTTAGTGAGATAAACGTCACGAAATTTATTCGGATTATTTCTCTTCCCAAAGCCAAATAGAGCATAAAAAGCATCGCCATAAATAATGTAGCAGTGAAATTATATGGCGTAAAATTAGTGGTACGATGTGTTAACGATGACCGTCGTGGGAACGAGTATGACGGCTGGGCCATGCCACATTTATCATATGGCATGAGCTTTACATTTCCTTTTGATTTTTCTAACTATTTTATGTCTTTTACTATCTTTACAGTGTTGGGCGTTTAATTACCGGCGATGACCGACTATTTTTGTATGGTCAGTGAATTCAAAACTGGTTGATCCATAACGTTTTTGATGACCTTTAAATAAGAGCAGCCAACACATGAAGATGATGACTTTTCTCTCCAGAGTAACTGCTGCCACAGTGTGGGCACTGCTGGTTGCCATATTTCCCGCCGTGGCTCATGCCGAGTCGATTCCGGTGGTTCCCGAAGTTCCCCAACTTGATGCCAAAGCCTTTATTTTGATGGATTATCAAAGTGGTAAGGTTTTGGCAGAATATCATGCTGATGACCGCCTTGACCCAGCGAGTCTGACCAAAATCATGTCCAGCTATGTAATCGGACAGGCGATAAAGGCTGGAAAGATCCATCCCACTGATATCGTCACTGTGGGTAATGATGCCTGGGCAACCGGCAACCCAGTGTTGCGTGGCTCTTCATTAATGTTTCTCAAGCCAGGAGATCGTGTCCCGGTATCCGAACTGAATAAAGGGATTGTGATTCAATCAGGGAATGACGCCAGTATTGCGTTGGCAGATTATGTGGCCGGTAGCCAGGGAGCGTTCGTTGACCTAATGAATCAGTATGCCAAGTCGCTGGGTATGGTCAATACGCATTTTCTTACCGTACATGGGCTCGATGCTGAAGGGCAGTACAGCACTGCGCGTGACATGGCGCTGTTGAGTCAAGCACTAATCCGTGATGTTCCGGATGAATACGCATTGAATAAGGAGAAGTCGTTTACGTTTAATAAGATCCATCAGTTTAATCGTAACCGTCTGTTATGGAGCACCAACCTGAATGTAGATGGTGTGAAAACCGGACACACCAGTGGTGCCGGGAACAATCTGGTGGCGTCGGCGACGGAGGGGAATATGCGGTTGATCTCGGTGGTGCTGGGAGCACCAACGGACAGTATTCGTTTTCGGGATAGTGAGGAACTATTGACCTGGGGATTCCATTTTTTTGAAACCGTTACGCCCCTTCGTGCCGATACACCTTTCACAACCCAACGAGTATGGTTTGGTACAACTAAAGAAGCGCGTTTAAGCACGGCTCAGAATGCGGCACTGACCATTCCAAAAGGACAGATGAAAAATTTGAAAGCCAGTTTCACGCTGAGTCAACCCTACTTATCTGCGCCATTGAAGAAAGGCCAGGTGGTTGGCAGTATTGATTTTCAACTGGACGGAAAATCTGTCGCCCAACGGCCGCTGGTGGTGATGGATGATATTCCGGAATCCGGCTTGCTCAGCCGGATATGGGATGAGGTAATGCTGAAATTTACGCAGTGGTTTGGCGAGCTGTTCAGCTAATGTTGGGTTAATAGCACAATGCCATTATTGCTACAGTAATGGGTATAATTTTCCGTGGGTTGACGGTCGGTGATCAGCGTATCAAACAGCGAAAAAGGGCCGATGTGGGCGGGTTTTCGCTGGTCAAATTTACGGCTGTCAACGACCAGGATGGCACGTTGTGACATCGCCAGCGCCCGGTGTTTCATCGACAATTCAGCAAAGTTAAAGCAGGTTGCACCGACATCCAGATCAATGCCGGCCGCGGAAATAAAGGCCTTGTTAGGGCAGATGTGGTCCATGCCGTTGTATTGGCTGAGCGGTGTGAAGATTGCGCTATCGGGATGGAATTCACCGCCGCAGAGGATGACTTTGTTATTGGGTTTTTCTTGCAGGGCCAAAAAGGTGTTCAGCGAATAACAAATACTGGTAAAGGGCAATTCATGCGGAATGGCTTCAATAATGTAACTGGTGGTGGTGCCACAGTCGAAGAAGACCGTATCGTTAGCCTCTATCAGTGACGCAGCTATTTCTCCGACGATTCTTTTTTCTGCTGCGTGTTTAGTCTGTTGTTCAGAAACGAAATAGCGGGAGGGACTGTTGTTTTTCAGACCATTGACCACATATCCGCCCAGCAGTAGCACGGAATCTGGCCGGGTATTAAGGTCGCGGCGTACCGTCATTTCAGAAACGCCGAGTAACTGGGCCGCATCTTTAAGATGTAATTTGTCTGCTTTTTTCAGGGCCTGGGCCAGTTTATTGATTCGTTTTTCACGCCGCGTTTCCATTTCTTTCCCCGATAAAAAATAAGCCATGTGTTGTTAAACGCAGGATAAGTATTCTCCTTGTTTTACATGGAAGTTTCACAATATTTCTTTTATAACCTCTAGGGACGGGTTGGCGCAAACGGGGAGTGAAAAAGTTATAACACTTTGAAGTTAATAAGGGATTCTAATTGAGCAGAAAAAGAAAAGGCCCATCGTTCTTGAACCTGAAAGGCGTGAACGATGGGCTCCTCAATATTGAGATTTCAAAGAAAAGCAGTGGCACTTAATCAGACGCCAGCTATCTGGAAAAGTTCAGATAGAACTGAAAAAAATTGACATATTTTTACATTTAGCCCCAGCTTGGCAATTCCGGCCAGATAATCACAATCAATGAACCCGCCAATGTTAGTAGCACGTTGGCAATCGCATAGGTGCCAGCATATCCCAGTGCCGGAATATTGCTGCGAGCTGCATCGCTGATGATCTCCATCGCCGGGGCACAGGTCCGGGCACCCATGATGGCACCAAACAGCAACGCACGGTTCATCCGCAGAACATAGGCACCAAACAGGAAACAAATCACTACCGGCAGCAAGCTGACCATCAATCCTGAAAACAGCATTTGTACACCTACTTCGCCAAAACTGGTATTAATGGTGCCGCTGGCGCTCAGGCCGACGCCGGCCATAAATACCATCAGTCCGAACTCTTTCACCATATTCAGCGCCCCTTGTGGAATATAACCGAATGTGGGGTGGTTAGCCCGCAGAAAGCCTAGCAAAATACCGGCGAACAGCAGACCGGCGGCGTTTCCAATACCGAATGAGAAGTTGCTGAACTTGAATGTGACCAGCCCTATCATGATACCGATGATGAAAAAGGCGCAGAATGCCAGTAGATCCGTGACCTGGCTGTGGATAGAAATAAAACCGATACGGTCAGCGATGCTTTTTACGCGACGGGTATCGCCGCTGACTTGCAAAACATCACCTTTATTTAGCACAACGCCATCATCAATCGGCATCTCAATCTGGCTGCGCACGATGCGGTTAAGAAAACAGCCGTGATCGGTCAGTTTAAGCTGGCTGAGTCGTTTACCTACGGCATTGTGGTTTTTCACCACAATTTCTTCAGTAACGATGCGCATATCCAGCAAATCACGGTCAAAAACTTCTTTGCCATCGCGGAAGTTGGAGTTGAGTCGGGCATGAGAATCCGGATAGCCCACCAGGGCAATTTCATCACCCAGTTGTAATACGGCATCACCATCCGGGCTGGCCAGAATCCCATTGCGACGAATCCGCTCAATATAGCACCCTGTCTGGCGGTAGATGCCCAGCTCCCGCAGATTTTTGCCATCAGCCCAGGCGACCAGTTCCGGACCAACACGATAAGCACGGATAATTGGCAGATAAATTTTACGTTGACTATCTGGATCCAGGCCTCGCTCCCGAGCGATTTGCTGGGCGCTGGTGGGCAGGTCTTGATGCTGTAGTTTTGGTAGGTAACGGGCACCAAAAATCAAACTGACCAAACCGATTAAGTAGGTAAGCGCATAACCGAGACTCAGGTGTTCCTGTTCGATACCCAGTTGTTGGCCAAGATTAGTGGCGTTGCGTAACGTGTCTCCCGCACCGACCAGTACTGGTGTGGATGTCATCGAGCCCGCCAGCATCCCGGCGGTTAACCCGATACCCCAACCGAAAACCTTACCCAGCAGCAACGCAATGATTAATGCACTGACGACCATCACCAGAGCCAGAATGAGATAATTTTTTCCGTCGCGGAAGAATATGGAAAAAAAGTTAGGGCCAGCTTCAACACCGACACAAAAAATAAATAACATAAAACCTAGATTAAGCGCCTCGGTATTAATAGCGAAATGTTGCTGTCCCAGTAATAACGATACAACTAAAACCCCAATAGAATTACCGAGTTGTACAGAACCCAGCCTTAATTTCCCCAGACAAAGTCCTAATGACAGAACCACAAATAAGAGCAGAATGTAATTCCCGTTTAACAAATCAGCGACGTTTATATTCATTGGATGTAACTTGTTGTTTACTAGTAAGTTCTTGATATAAAAAGTGATTAGGGCTAAATTTCCCCTAATCACATGATGTTGGCTATGCCGGTAACACATTATAAAATGTAAAAACCGATCTTATTTAGAGCAATTGTTGGGTCGGTCGCCATTTTAGAGGTTTATTAGTCTGACAACCAGTCGCCAGTGCAGATAAATAGTAATAAGCCTCGCTTCGTACCATATCAGGGATATACATCTATGCTGGTGTTGAATGTCGGAGAACTATTTACCGTCAGGTTGATATGACGTATGTACATGTCGGGAGGCGAAGTATGGCAGGTAATAGAGGTTGGGTGGGCGTCGTCAGCTGTTTCATATTGTTTACCCTTATTTTCCTGAGTCAGAAAATGATCGTCTCCAAGGTCGAGGGAGAAGCATTACATGGTGATCCCGGAATGCTGTTATTTCTATTGCCGGGTGTAGTATCCAGCTGCCTTGCTGGAGGTAGACGGTTACGCTATACCTTCATCGGCTCACTGATTGCCTCGCCAATATGCCTGCTTATCCTGCATTTGTGGATTGGCTCGGTGATTTCATTCTGGCAAGAGCTGGCCTATGTTGCCGGTGCTTTGTTCTGGAGCCTCATGGGGGGATTAATACTGCTGTTTTTGCACGCAGCGAGTCGGCGCTATTTTCGTTAATGTGTATCGGTGTAAAACGGGAGTATGCAACACTGTCGGGAGAGAGAATGATTACCCCAAGGCGGTTCAACGTCTCAGGGCGTTTTTTATTATTAATGAATTTTGTTGCCGTGGAGATTGATCGACTTATGGTTTACCTGAATAGGTTCAAATGTTCTTTAGCGTAGGCTTCAAACTCAGTGCAACCACCAATATGTTTTTCGTCCAGAAAAATCTGCGGCACGGTTTCGACCGGTTTGCCCACAGTTTTGGATAAATCTTCTTTTGAAATGCCTTCTTCGCGAATATCAACGTAGCGGAAACGGAAATCATCACGCTCAGTTGAGAGTTTTTCAGCCAACTCATTGGCACGAACACAATAAGGACAACCAGGGCGTCCGAAAATAACAGCAAACATGTAAACTCCTTACTTAATTAATCAGTCGCAGTTTCCCGCGGAAACGTTGAATATAATGCTCAAAGCAACGCTAACCGCACGCACTATGCGCGCAACAGGCAACGAAAAAAAGCAGTCACAGCCTGTTGTACTGATTTGCGTTATCTATCAGATACACAGTGAATACCGGTTACAAGTTGTTGGTGTTTTAGATTGACCAACAATACTATTGTCGCCGTCATAATATGACAAAATAGCGGCGTATGTCTTTTCCATATCATCTATCGCGGAGTCGGATCAGACGGAATAGCACGCGTGGTGAGTTCTGCGGGAAATAAAAATCTTGTTTCGAAGGATATCTATTGTGACGCCAACTATCGATTTATTACGGCAACATCGCTCCATCCGGGCGTTTACGGCACAGCCACTGACGGATGAGCAGCGGGATGCCATCATTGCTGCTGCGCAAAGTGCTTCCAGTTCCAGCTTTCTGCAATGCAGTTCCATTATTCGTATTACCGATCATTCTGTGCGTCAAACTTTGGTGCATCTGACCGGTGAACAAGCTTATGTAGGACAGGCCGCTGAATTTTGGGTGTTCTGCGCAGATTTCAATCGTCATCTGCAAATCTTTCCGCAGGCAGAAGTCGGGCTGGCGGAGCAATTGCTATTGGGGTGTGTGGATACGGCGTTAATGGGACAAAACGCACTGATCGCGGCGGAATCGCTGGGATTGGGTGGTGTGTTCATCGGTGGAATCCGTAATAATATCGCCGATGTTACCCAGTTGCTGGCACTGCCCAAGCGGGTATTGCCGTTGTTTGGTCTGTGTCTGGGATATCCGAATGCGCAACCGGCGCTTAAGCCACGGTTGCCCGCTGCACTGGTGGTACATGAAAACACCTATCAGCCAATTGATAGCACTTTGCTGGCACAATACGATCAACATATTGTCGACTACTATCTGCACCGTGACCGCTCGCGTAATGAAAGTTGGAGTGACCAGATTCGGCAGACGCTGAGCAAAGAACGTCGTCTGTTTATGCTGGACTACTTACACCAACAAGGATGGGCTACCCGGTAGCACAGGAGTCTTATGAAGATTGCCATTCTGTCACGGGACGGTTCCCTTTATTCTTGCGAACGATTACGTGAGGCAGCAACAGAGCGCAGGCATAGTATTGAAATTATCGATCCACTATCCTGCTATATGAATATCAATTCGGCGGCACCTTCGGTGCATTATCGCGGACGACAACTTGACAGATATGATGCCGTTATTCCGCGCATCGGAACGGCTATTACGTTTTACGGCACGGCCGTGTTGCGGCAATTTGAAATGTTGGGCAGTTTTGTGCTGAATAACGCGGTTGCGGTGATCCGTGCCCGGGATAAATTACATTCTCTGCAATTGCTGGCGCGTCAGGGCATTGATTTACCGATCACCGGATTTGCGCATTCGCCGGATGATACTGGCGATTTGATTAAAATGGTCGGCGGCGCGCCGCTGGTGGTCAAGTTGGTGGA contains the following coding sequences:
- a CDS encoding alpha/beta hydrolase, coding for MAIEKSIVNYKSWNVYVEKHISNPDNETVIMVNGALSTTAAFKNTVKNLSGKFNIILFDLPFLGESLEHNDLSHVITKDDEVNILLNLIEVLEPQYIISISWGGLSSLLALSKKPGQIKKAVIASFSANLNDKMRNYVEQARACIHSKRFEDAAVLLNEEVGKFLPPLLKHINLKHLSALDEFAFQQVSFHIDQVLSLKEENYIDIFKKINAEVLFLNGEDDEYTTAEDIQKMGCYISNCQFNTVPEAGHFLDLENRKAAKRVAQAIISFLA
- the yeiB gene encoding DUF418 domain-containing protein YeiB; protein product: MSPQLTTPQSTTPPRIVTLDFARGIAILGILLLNITAFGLPEAAYLNPAYRGLPPLRDAWTWAIVDGVAQAKFLTMFALLFGGGLQLLLPRGRRWIHARLFWLMLIGLIHSLFFWDGDILLDYGLIGLVCYGMVRYAENTQVLLKSGVAIYLAGIGILAILSQILSTDGGRFWQPSVADMAYEAYWQAHGGPTAWSNRLSLLSDSLLSLGVQSGWLLMGAMLLGAALMRCGWLKGQFSQNHYRRVAVWSIIPAVVINGVGITLQWQLHWEYRWCGLLLQIPRELGAPLQAIGYLALCYGFWPILSRWRITYWVADIGRMALSSYLLQTLICTTLFNRMGLFMQLDRLQLLALVPGVWLLNFLFARAWLRFFQQGPMEWMWRYLTRWVAEKPV
- the sanA gene encoding outer membrane permeability protein SanA encodes the protein MWVRLIYGFFISFIVLVCAAFLLDRCISWRTAPYIYDRLQDLPSRKVGVVLGTAKYYRAGVINQYYLFRIQGALNAYNSGKVKYLLLSGDNAQQNYNEPMTMRRDLISAGVPPADIVLDYAGFRTLDSIIRTRKVFDTNDFTIITQRFHCERALFIALHLDIQAQCYAVPSPKDIWLVRLREFGARIGTLFDLYILKREPRFLGPVIPIPAKYKIDTGEPGYPVVLPEQIIPSVTKTEQPLNTPETTIGDPRP
- a CDS encoding glutathione S-transferase, whose product is MLKIWGRDNSTNVKKVRWCATELGLPYEHILAGGKFGRNHDADYLAMNPNGLVPCLQDDELVLWESNTIVRYLAAQYGQGSLYLADAKARASAEKWMDWTTAFSIPFQNVFLGMVRTAPEKRDMSVIEAGIERCEKLFTIIDMTLAKQPWLSGETFGVGDIPLGCYAYGWFSMDIPRQTHPHLERWYQQLTQRNAFKQTVMLPLS
- the deoR gene encoding DNA-binding transcriptional repressor DeoR gives rise to the protein METRREKRINKLAQALKKADKLHLKDAAQLLGVSEMTVRRDLNTRPDSVLLLGGYVVNGLKNNSPSRYFVSEQQTKHAAEKRIVGEIAASLIEANDTVFFDCGTTTSYIIEAIPHELPFTSICYSLNTFLALQEKPNNKVILCGGEFHPDSAIFTPLSQYNGMDHICPNKAFISAAGIDLDVGATCFNFAELSMKHRALAMSQRAILVVDSRKFDQRKPAHIGPFSLFDTLITDRQPTENYTHYCSNNGIVLLTQH
- the rimO gene encoding 30S ribosomal protein S12 methylthiotransferase RimO, whose amino-acid sequence is MTVNTFDPSQTTTLAAPQKTLTTMDKGGNPSQSRKIGVISLGCPKNLVDSERILTELRTEGYQVVPSYDDADLVIVNTCGFIDSAVQESLEAIGEALNENGKVIVTGCLGAKENRIREVHPKVLEITGPHSYEQVLSHVHHYVPKPEHNPFTSLVPAAGVKLTPRHYAYLKISEGCDHRCTFCIIPSMRGDLDSRAVGEVLDEAKRLAESGVKELLIISQDTSAYGVDIKHRTGFWNGQPVKTSMVSLCEQLATLNIWIRLHYVYPYPHVDEVIPLMAAGKILPYLDIPLQHASPKILKLMKRPGAVERTLERIKRWREICPDLTLRSTFIVGFPGETEEDFQMLLDFLQEAQLDRVGCFRFSPVEGASANLLPDPVPEDIKEARYHQFMQLQQQISAQRLQAKIGRELRVLIDEVDEEGAIGRSMADAPEIDGAVYLNGETRVNVGDMVTVKIEHADEYDLWGSLI
- a CDS encoding serine hydrolase: MKMMTFLSRVTAATVWALLVAIFPAVAHAESIPVVPEVPQLDAKAFILMDYQSGKVLAEYHADDRLDPASLTKIMSSYVIGQAIKAGKIHPTDIVTVGNDAWATGNPVLRGSSLMFLKPGDRVPVSELNKGIVIQSGNDASIALADYVAGSQGAFVDLMNQYAKSLGMVNTHFLTVHGLDAEGQYSTARDMALLSQALIRDVPDEYALNKEKSFTFNKIHQFNRNRLLWSTNLNVDGVKTGHTSGAGNNLVASATEGNMRLISVVLGAPTDSIRFRDSEELLTWGFHFFETVTPLRADTPFTTQRVWFGTTKEARLSTAQNAALTIPKGQMKNLKASFTLSQPYLSAPLKKGQVVGSIDFQLDGKSVAQRPLVVMDDIPESGLLSRIWDEVMLKFTQWFGELFS